CCAAGCGATTTTTCTTAGACACCCAGCCTAACCGTATTAGAAATTTATTTGGAAATTTTACATGCCAAGGAGGCTTTTCACGACTTCGATAGCTTGAGACACATGGTATCGTTGTATCATGAGAAGAGCTTATAGCAAACTAATCACTCTTTCACGCTATGTTATATGCTGAAAACTGCCAATGAAGGATTGTTGGTTAGTCGGTCTGCGGAGTATAGGAAGCAACAGTTTAATGATAGAATGACGAAGAAATTGGCTTTTGAGCAATATTAGCACCGGTATAATCTTCTTCCTACAGCCAGAGTTCTGAGAGCCTTAGAATACTACTGTCCAAGTCACTGACTTAGAAATTAAGAGAAGTCAACATAGCGACAGCTTGATAtgggcctttttttctcagcCTCCTGCCGTGTATTGATGGCGATAAGAGATCCATTAACACTCGACTTATTTGTTGCTAAGGCAACTAGTTACCTTGCCCAGACTATCCACGAATGGCAATCTTCAATTTTCTTTACCCTAAGCTCGCAGCAGTAATGTCAGTGAAATATACGTCATCGGTGTTTCATAGTCATTCGTCTCTTTCTCCCACAGTATAGCAAGCACTGGCCTGGGCGTCAAACAGACATAGCGACATGCGGACATGATCCTACGCCTGTCCTCATCCACCTCAAACCGCCCACGTTCGCCTGGGGGTATCGCATAAATTACACTCGAAGGATTTGCTTTTCCGTAATTACATACTTATCACCGCGATCATTACAAGAAAAATGAAGCTATTTTTCATTAGCTTGCCGTAACAGCTTCATAATCGGCCTCGGAAATCCGCAAAGAGCGATACTACTTGAAACCCCGCGGAGGTTTGTCAGCACCGCCTATAGAGCGAATACGAGGTGACGGAGCTTTAACAATTACTAATAGGTATTTTCACTGCTTCGAAACTTATATTTGTGTAGCAATGCTAAATTATACTCTTTGTgtgtaaataattaactgCCTCAGTACCTAGTATGCTTCTTAAGGAAAAATTGGGACCGTAAAATACTCACACGCAGACTACTACTAAGTGACTATTGCTGATGTCAAGAGGAGCTCTCTTAATCGTATATGAAGTAAGACCTGTAGGCTCTTTTATAGCAGCGATATGATTTTTAGACGAATTTGTTTTTTACATTGCAAGGCAGCATAATTTACTAATTACAAGTGTAAGTAACAAATACTTAATAATCTTCGATAAACCCAATATTTGGAGCGTATGAGTTAGTCTGTAGCCAATCTACGACTGCAAAGTCCCCCTACGAAATGGAGTAGAGGTCTAAAAAAATTCAATTCGCACTAACATTGACATCTGCAGATCCAtccatctctctttctcgacTATTATGGAACGTTTAACATAATTTCATTCATGAAAGTGTATGTCGCCAATGTCGCCAACAATCACGGATCCTTCGAAACTAATGTAGGTACGTGTAGATACGCCTACGCTgcttattcttcttccttaTCCCAACCTTCGCGTTGATCCTTCGGAATACGAATTAACACGAGAGATATTAATGCAGAAGCAGCTGTCATACCAATCGTTAGATACAGCGCATGGCGAATACCCCCAACTTGGTCGCGACCGCCATCGTTTGTATATCGCTCGACTGTCCCAGCGAATCCTAGTCCAGTGCTGAGGCCGTACATCTGAATGGTCCCCATTAAAGACCCAGCAATCCCCTGGTGTTTCCGCTGGACGCTATTGCTGGTGATAATCTGCGTCGCTGTAAAGATGAAGTCGGGGCTGAATCCCATGATAATAAATGCGGGGAAGCATTCAGCCCAGTATGTCTGCTGCGCCGGCATAGTAGCAAAAATGACCCCAGCAACTACAGCAGCTACTGCACCAGTAGCCATGACTACCTGGGCAGGTAGATAGCGCACGGCAATAGCACTGACGAAACAACCACATGTACCGACAATGGCAAAAGCTGAGTTGGCCGCTGCAGTAAGAAGGTTGGAGTAGTGACGGATCTCAATGTTCCAAATCTGAACATAGTAGAGGAAGATACCGACCCCCATAAACGACATAAACGCAGACAATACCATCGGTCCGAACGACGGAGAGGTCCAAATCCCAAGTGGAAGGATTGGCTCTCTTGCGAATTTCCCTTCCCATAACACAAAGATTCCGAAGTGTAAGACGGACACAATGAGAAGAGCATATACATAGGGCTCTTCCCAGCCAACTACCGCAGCTTGTCTATATACCATGTCAGCAGCTAGCAATTCAATGGAAAACAAGTATTGCAACTAACGTCCAGACAAAGTTAAATAAGACTAAGCCGGCAACTCCAAAATAGGCTCCAACGTAATCGACTGTACCCGCTGCATCCATAGGCACACCGTCGGGAGGTAGAATGAACGAGGTTGCGCCAAAAACGACAGCACCAAAGATGGCCCTGTTGTTCACGTGTTAGCTTCTATTATCCGAAAATAGCCTTTGGTAAAacagacaagaagaagaatagccACCACCACTCCGTTAATTGGCCGAAAAAGCCGGGGAACACGGTTCCGCCAGCTGCACCTACCGGGCCCATGGCACCAAACATGCCAACCCATACATTACGCATGAGGCCAGGGGGAAAAGTGATGGTGAGCATAGCCACGAGGTTGGGGGCCATGATTCCTCCACCGATGCCGCTGAGAGCACGCATAACAATAACAGTGTCGGCAGTTCTCATAAATCCAGTGGTTAGATGAAACAAAACGTATATACAGGCACCGACAAGCATGGTGTTCTTGTGTCCATGAACAGCGCCGATTCGGCCCCCTATTAAAACGAATGCCCCTTGAGTTAATCTTGTCTGGTTAGTACTTTGCATCAGCTGAAAACAAGCGGATGGTCTCGTACGGGTATGATGCTGCAATCCATATAGCCTTATCTTGAGGCGCTCCAATTGCTTTAGGTATGTCAATGGCTGCAATGAGTCCTGCGCCGTATGGTATGGCCTGCCTCTTCGTTTAGCCATACTCCGCATATGAAAACTCTTAACTAGACTTAGGATAAGGAATAAGTAGCATACCTGGACCAATTGACAAAACACAATGCAAAAGGCAAGAACATTGTCCCGAACACTGGGCTGTGATTGCTTTGCCTCCCCTTGTTCGACGTGGGAGATGTCCGCTGCAGGAGTCAATATCCCATTGCCATCTGGACTATATGACAGATCCTTGATGCCAGAAGTTTCAGACATTTCTATTCCGATTTTTCGTAATATTGCAAAGGAAACCAATTTAGGAAGACTGCATTGGCTGTGTTCTTCTCGAGACTTAAACGCGACGATAACGCATCTTATACATTTTATAGGCTAATAATTAAGCAATGAGACTATGTAGTAATCCCTCTAATAATCATTTACCAGGGGCATGGAAAATTTGAAAATCGGTTTGTTAAAATGTATCCATTTAAGTGTGTTCCTCAAACTATAAGCTGTTACGGGCGAGCTTGGTGGGAGTCAGCATTTCTGATTAGTAGCAGTTCGGGCGCACTCATGCGCACTCGTGCGCTCCAGCCCGCATCATCCCGCACTAGCCCGCAGCATCAATGTGGACCTTGGCTCAGCTATTTCTCAGCGAAGACGTTTTGGCTAACGGAACTTTGTATATAATGCGGTCTTGCATTTCTCTGCAAAAGtgactttatatattctctaTATCGGCGATGATCGAAAGATGGTTGATGTAACGTGCATCTCGCCACTTATTACTTGAGCCATCTTTCCATTCCTCGCAAAAATCAGCGCGAAGAACGCACATACGCGCTGAAAAGTCCGAGTTTCGGTTACTCCGCCACTATTGCATCTACTAGTAGGCCTTGCTTGACGCGTGCTACCTTCAAAGGTCCGCAAGACCGGCTTTCAGACTGTCTTCTAGAGATGTCCAGCCTGGCTGGCCGAAAAAGTCCTTCAGAAGCTTCTCGGATTTATCTTTTGGTATAACCTCTGTATAGTCCCGAGGCTCATTTTCGGGGGCCTTAGGCAGCTCCAATTCAGGGCGTATTTTACGCAAGATTGCTAAAACGTCTGTCCAATTAAATTCGTGGACAAGGCCGAAGATGCGTTGGTTTTTGACACTTGGATCAAGCAAGCCGGCCACATGCAGACGAGCGCAGTCCTTTACGTCAATATAATGTTCTAAATAGTGTGTCAGATTTGATGGTGGCACTTTGAGTGACCATGTGTCCTTTTGGCTTTGATTCACTTACGAGGGGGGAACGTGAGAATGGTGAAGTCGCCTTTGAAGAAATTGCGAACAAAGCCCATTGTTGAACCGGATTGATGTTCTGGTATCAAAACTTGCCCGAACTGAAAATTTCATTAGTCAattcaacaagaaaaagttAAAACAATAGGTAAGAGAGTTCAAGGATCTACTTACATTGAAGTTAGGTTGTACTGTGTTGAGAACAAAATTAGGTTTGTTCTCTTCAACCCACTTCCATGCGGCCCGTTCTGCTTCGGTCTTCGAGGCCGAGTATATAATAGCGCCTTCAAAACCTTTAGGCAAACCTTCCATCACATGGTCGCTCCATGCAAGCTTGACCGCACTATCGTTCCACGTATCTGGAAAAGCATATTAGGCGAGGTCAGATCAGGATACAAACTTCTTATTAACTTACTCTCATCAATTTTGACACCTTTTCTATTTGGCTCGGGATTAAttacagcagcagaagacgaTGTAATCACAAAACGTTTTACTGAAGTTTGTTTGGAAGCTGCCTCGAGAGCGTTAAGCGTGCCCTGCACTGCGATCGAAATTACTTTATTGGGATCAGTTTCAAAAGAGACATCCGAAGCCTATACGTAGAAGAAATAAGCAAACACAGAAATCGGAATTGGATATGCGCGATATCTTACCACGTGAACAACTCCACTGGCTCCCTCTGCAGCAGTTGAAAAGGCTCCAACTTCTTCTATTGCTTTAACAGCAACACTCTCGAACCGGCCTTTGCCATATTTCTTTTCAAAGAACTCATCTAGCCATGGCTTTTTGTCTCTGACAGTGCCTCGGACATTGTATCCCAACTCAAGTAGTTGATCGACTACGTGTGACCCAATATATCCATTGGCTCCGGTGACTAACACCAAACTTCCTTGTGGAATAGAGTACTCGAGAGGCGCCATATTGCTTCTGATGTCTGGTTCTCGTTGGATTTTGTTGGTTGTTGCTACTGTCTATAGACACAAATAAGATGTAACAAGTGAGATAGAGAGTGGCATTTTGAAACCTCAACTCTCacaaaatatatacttttgcGGTATTAAAAGCGACAGTATGTTATTCCCTGAGAGTGTTACTGAGAATCCTACCAGCTGACAAATGTTATAGGAGAACAGCTCTTGAGCTCTCC
The Trichoderma asperellum chromosome 7, complete sequence DNA segment above includes these coding regions:
- a CDS encoding uncharacterized protein (EggNog:ENOG41~TransMembrane:9 (o25-46i58-81o87-109i121-141o153-171i191-213o225-249i256-275o281-306i)), with protein sequence MLVGACIYVLFHLTTGFMRTADTVIVMRALSGIGGGIMAPNLVAMLTITFPPGLMRNVWVGMFGAMGPVGAAGGTVFPGFFGQLTEWWWLFFFLAIFGAVVFGATSFILPPDGVPMDAAGTVDYVGAYFGVAGLVLFNFVWTQAAVVGWEEPYVYALLIVSVLHFGIFVLWEGKFAREPILPLGIWTSPSFGPMVLSAFMSFMGVGIFLYYVQIWNIEIRHYSNLLTAAANSAFAIVGTCGCFVSAIAVRYLPAQVVMATGAVAAVVAGVIFATMPAQQTYWAECFPAFIIMGFSPDFIFTATQIITSNSVQRKHQGIAGSLMGTIQMYGLSTGLGFAGTVERYTNDGGRDQVGGIRHALYLTIGMTAASALISLVLIRIPKDQREGWDKEEE
- a CDS encoding uncharacterized protein (EggNog:ENOG41~TransMembrane:11 (o25-46i58-81o87-109i121-141o153-171i191-213o225-249i256-275o281-306i318-339o359-378i)), which produces MLVGACIYVLFHLTTGFMRTADTVIVMRALSGIGGGIMAPNLVAMLTITFPPGLMRNVWVGMFGAMGPVGAAGGTVFPGFFGQLTEWWWLFFFLAIFGAVVFGATSFILPPDGVPMDAAGTVDYVGAYFGVAGLVLFNFVWTQAAVVGWEEPYVYALLIVSVLHFGIFVLWEGKFAREPILPLGIWTSPSFGPMVLSAFMSFMGVGIFLYYVQIWNIEIRHYSNLLTAAANSAFAIVGTCGCFVSAIAVRYLPAQVVMATGAVAAVVAGVIFATMPAQQTYWAECFPAFIIMGFSPDFIFTATQIITSNSVQRKHQGIAGSLMGTIQMYGLSTGLGFAGTVERYTNDGGRDQVGGIRHALYLTIGSTRRLG
- a CDS encoding uncharacterized protein (EggNog:ENOG41), with the protein product MAPLEYSIPQGSLVLVTGANGYIGSHVVDQLLELGYNVRGTVRDKKPWLDEFFEKKYGKGRFESVAVKAIEEVGAFSTAAEGASGVVHVASDVSFETDPNKVISIAVQGTLNALEAASKQTSVKRFVITSSSAAVINPEPNRKGVKIDENTWNDSAVKLAWSDHVMEGLPKGFEGAIIYSASKTEAERAAWKWVEENKPNFVLNTVQPNFNFGQVLIPEHQSGSTMGFVRNFFKGDFTILTFPPQHYIDVKDCARLHVAGLLDPSVKNQRIFGLVHEFNWTDVLAILRKIRPELELPKAPENEPRDYTEVIPKDKSEKLLKDFFGQPGWTSLEDSLKAGLADL